The following proteins come from a genomic window of Halomarina ordinaria:
- the polC gene encoding DNA polymerase II large subunit encodes MRPDDERYFERIESRLDEAFAVASEAKRRGGDPKPEVEIPVAKDMADRVENILGIDGVAERVRDLEGQMSREEAALELVGDFVEGTVGDYDTKAGKVEGAVRTAVALLTEGVVAAPIEGIDRVEVNDNDDGTEYVSVYYAGPIRSAGGTAQALSVLVADYARTLLDIDRFKPRTEEVERYAEEVGLYDKETGLQYSPKDEETRFIAEHTPICLDGEATGQEEVSGYRDLERVDTNSPRGGMCLVLAEGIALKAPKIQRYTRELDDVDWPWLQDLIDGTIGSEEASEADDGDGEDEASDEGDDPSDEADASEDPAEPAGPPRVDPAGKYLRDLIAGRPVFGHPSEPGGFRLRYGRARNHGFATAGVHPATMHLVDDFLATGTQIKTERPGKAAGVVPVDTIEGPTVRLANGDVRRIDDPEEALEVRNGVEAIVDLGEYLVNYGEFVENNHPLAPASYTVEWWVQDLEAAGCDVQALRDSPHVDLDHPSAEEALDWATEYDAPLHPTYTYLWHDLSVEGFETLVDAARAGHLARADGAALPGGTATDDASADTLVIPRSEEVCEALETLLVEHTQGEETVTVSDARPLLRSLGLDDDLEPTWDALSPAAREWEDGASAQQAVEEVAPFAVQERAPTRIGNRMGRPEKSEKREMSPAVHTLFPIAEAGGSQRNLGQAASHTDSMRGAAGQVEVQVARRECPDCGERTFKARCPDCSTHTDAVYECYSCEVRAELDEAGRAVCPRCGRDAEPVEYRTVDLASEYREALATVGERPGVFEILKGVKGLTSAEKVPEPIEKGVLRAKHGVSTFKDGTVRYDMTDLPVTAVRAAELDVSVDQLRSLGYETDVDGEPLRHDDQLVELRVQDIVLSDGAAEHMLKTADFVDALLTQYYGLEPFYDVEERQDLVGELVFGMAPHTSAAVVGRVVGFTSAAVGYAHPYFHAAKRRNCFHPDTKLWYEGEDGAWRHERIETFVEARLDDPESDDFGTLVQELDGVSRPHVPSLGADGSQSVQPVSAVSKHPSPAHVVEVRTESGRELVVTPDHRVHVYDPDHGQITSVEARELDEDSRLVKPRHLDSVSAGETERRFDLLEAFLDEPSIDNDRLMVKGLDRSRLYELFTDRLSEGWNGQFYPLQSTADHLGLTKKGLSNYLYRESIPVSLLSEFFETDAALLAFVPADCRLGMKRDRTEVDRFVALDERLATLLGYYAAEGFAREQETPKGTIHQTTICGTEREAREFFVDGLAGAFGVEPYEENHAKVTASGRLLRTFFDTVLDAGVRAHTKRVPQCVFDAPDRVVGAYLSGYFSGDGHADADVPRVTASTVSEELASDLVALLTRLDITAQVNRVPPLLLHEQFPEFYDEDDMSTSRPGYEIDVSRDDAVRFADRVGFHLGRKDDVLRSNAAAVRPDGRHAYCYDGGTDEYLLDPVEEVRVVESDTDHVYCLTVEDTHSLVANDLSVRQCDGDEDCVMLLMDGLLNFSKSFLPDKRGGQMDAPLVMSSRIDPSEIDDEAHNMDVVRSYPREFYEASRRLADPEEVDVTIAESSLGTDREYVGFDHTHDTSNIALGPDLSAYKTLGSMMEKMDAQLQLARKLRAVDETDVAERVIEYHFLPDLIGNLRAFSRQETRCLDCGEKYRRMPLTGDCRECGGRVNLTVHQGSVNKYMTTAIRVAEEYDCRDYTKQRLEVLEKSLESVFENDQNKQSGIADFM; translated from the coding sequence ATGAGACCCGACGACGAGCGCTACTTCGAGCGCATCGAGAGCCGTCTCGACGAGGCGTTCGCGGTGGCGAGCGAGGCCAAGCGACGCGGCGGCGACCCGAAGCCGGAGGTCGAGATTCCCGTCGCGAAGGACATGGCCGACCGCGTGGAGAACATCCTCGGCATCGATGGCGTCGCCGAACGCGTGCGCGACCTCGAAGGGCAGATGTCGCGCGAGGAGGCCGCCCTCGAACTCGTCGGCGACTTCGTCGAGGGGACCGTCGGCGACTACGATACCAAGGCGGGGAAGGTCGAGGGGGCGGTCCGCACCGCCGTCGCCCTCCTCACCGAGGGGGTGGTCGCCGCCCCCATCGAAGGTATCGACCGCGTCGAGGTCAACGACAACGACGACGGCACCGAGTACGTCAGCGTCTACTACGCCGGCCCGATTCGCTCGGCCGGCGGGACCGCCCAGGCGCTGTCGGTACTCGTCGCCGACTACGCCCGCACGCTGCTCGACATCGACCGCTTCAAACCCCGCACCGAGGAGGTCGAGCGCTACGCCGAGGAGGTCGGCCTCTACGACAAGGAGACGGGCCTGCAGTACTCGCCGAAGGACGAGGAGACGAGGTTCATCGCGGAACACACGCCCATCTGCCTCGACGGCGAGGCGACGGGCCAGGAGGAGGTCTCCGGCTACCGCGACCTCGAACGCGTCGACACCAACTCCCCGCGCGGCGGGATGTGTCTCGTCCTCGCGGAGGGTATCGCCCTCAAGGCGCCGAAGATACAGCGCTACACGCGGGAACTCGACGACGTCGACTGGCCGTGGCTCCAGGACCTCATTGACGGCACCATCGGGAGCGAGGAGGCGAGCGAGGCCGACGATGGCGACGGTGAGGACGAAGCGAGCGACGAGGGCGACGACCCGAGCGACGAGGCCGACGCTTCGGAGGACCCCGCGGAACCTGCCGGCCCGCCGCGCGTCGACCCCGCCGGCAAGTACCTCCGCGACCTCATCGCGGGACGGCCGGTGTTCGGCCACCCGAGCGAACCCGGCGGCTTCCGCCTGCGCTACGGCCGGGCGCGCAACCACGGCTTCGCGACGGCGGGCGTCCACCCGGCGACGATGCACCTCGTCGACGACTTCCTCGCCACGGGGACGCAGATAAAGACCGAGCGCCCGGGGAAGGCGGCGGGCGTCGTCCCCGTCGACACCATCGAGGGGCCGACCGTCCGCCTCGCCAACGGCGACGTCCGACGAATCGACGACCCCGAGGAGGCCCTCGAGGTACGCAACGGCGTCGAGGCCATCGTCGACCTCGGGGAGTACCTCGTCAACTACGGCGAGTTCGTCGAGAACAACCACCCGCTCGCGCCCGCCTCCTACACCGTCGAGTGGTGGGTCCAGGACCTCGAGGCGGCGGGCTGTGACGTCCAGGCGCTCCGGGACTCCCCGCACGTCGACCTCGACCACCCGAGCGCCGAGGAGGCACTCGACTGGGCCACGGAGTACGACGCCCCGCTCCACCCGACGTACACCTACCTCTGGCACGACCTGTCGGTCGAGGGGTTCGAGACGCTCGTCGACGCGGCGCGGGCGGGTCACCTCGCCCGCGCCGACGGGGCAGCGCTGCCCGGGGGGACCGCGACCGACGACGCGTCCGCCGACACCCTCGTGATTCCCCGGAGCGAGGAGGTCTGCGAGGCGCTCGAGACGCTCCTCGTCGAACACACGCAGGGCGAGGAGACGGTGACCGTCTCCGACGCCCGACCGCTGCTTCGCTCGCTCGGCCTGGACGACGACCTCGAACCGACCTGGGACGCCCTCTCGCCCGCGGCGCGCGAGTGGGAGGACGGCGCGAGCGCCCAGCAGGCCGTCGAGGAGGTCGCCCCCTTCGCCGTCCAGGAGCGCGCGCCGACCCGCATCGGCAACCGGATGGGCCGGCCCGAGAAGTCCGAGAAGCGCGAGATGAGCCCCGCGGTCCACACGCTCTTCCCCATCGCCGAGGCGGGCGGTAGCCAGCGCAACCTCGGGCAGGCCGCCTCGCACACCGACTCGATGCGCGGCGCCGCCGGTCAGGTCGAGGTGCAGGTCGCCCGCCGCGAGTGCCCCGACTGCGGGGAGCGGACGTTCAAAGCGCGCTGTCCCGACTGTTCGACGCACACCGACGCCGTCTACGAGTGTTACTCCTGTGAGGTGCGCGCCGAACTCGACGAGGCGGGGCGCGCGGTCTGTCCCCGGTGCGGGCGCGACGCCGAACCCGTCGAGTACCGGACCGTCGACCTGGCGAGCGAGTACCGCGAGGCGCTCGCGACCGTCGGCGAACGCCCCGGCGTCTTCGAGATTCTGAAGGGCGTGAAGGGGCTCACGTCCGCCGAGAAGGTCCCCGAACCCATCGAGAAGGGCGTCCTCCGGGCGAAACACGGCGTCTCGACGTTCAAGGACGGCACCGTCCGCTACGACATGACCGACCTGCCGGTGACGGCCGTTCGGGCCGCCGAACTCGACGTCTCGGTCGACCAGCTACGGTCGCTCGGCTACGAGACGGACGTCGACGGCGAACCCCTCCGCCACGACGACCAACTGGTCGAACTGCGCGTCCAGGACATCGTCCTCTCCGACGGTGCCGCGGAACACATGCTCAAGACCGCCGACTTCGTCGACGCGCTCCTGACGCAGTACTACGGGCTGGAACCGTTCTACGACGTCGAGGAGCGACAGGACCTCGTCGGCGAACTGGTGTTCGGCATGGCGCCCCACACCTCCGCCGCCGTCGTCGGGAGGGTCGTAGGATTCACGAGCGCGGCTGTCGGCTACGCACATCCGTACTTTCACGCAGCGAAGCGCCGCAACTGCTTCCACCCCGATACGAAACTGTGGTACGAGGGCGAGGACGGCGCGTGGCGCCACGAGCGCATCGAGACGTTCGTCGAAGCGCGACTCGACGACCCGGAGTCGGACGACTTCGGCACGCTCGTCCAGGAACTCGACGGTGTGTCACGGCCGCACGTCCCGTCCCTCGGGGCGGACGGGTCACAGTCGGTCCAGCCCGTCAGTGCCGTGAGCAAACACCCGTCACCGGCTCACGTGGTCGAGGTCAGGACCGAATCCGGTCGAGAACTGGTCGTCACGCCGGACCACCGGGTGCACGTCTACGACCCGGACCACGGCCAGATCACGTCGGTCGAAGCCAGAGAACTCGACGAGGACAGTCGATTGGTCAAACCCCGACACCTCGATTCGGTGTCGGCGGGGGAGACCGAGCGCCGGTTCGACCTGCTCGAAGCGTTCCTCGACGAGCCGAGCATCGACAACGACCGGCTCATGGTCAAAGGGCTGGACAGAAGTCGGCTGTACGAACTGTTCACCGACCGCCTCTCCGAGGGCTGGAACGGTCAGTTCTACCCGCTTCAGAGCACGGCTGACCACCTCGGACTGACGAAGAAGGGATTGAGCAACTACCTCTACCGCGAGAGCATCCCGGTGTCGCTACTGTCGGAGTTCTTCGAGACCGACGCGGCGCTCCTGGCGTTCGTCCCCGCCGACTGTCGCCTGGGGATGAAACGCGACCGGACCGAGGTCGACCGGTTCGTCGCCCTCGACGAACGTCTCGCGACGCTCCTCGGGTACTACGCGGCGGAGGGGTTCGCACGCGAACAGGAGACCCCGAAGGGAACGATTCACCAGACCACGATCTGCGGCACCGAACGGGAGGCGAGGGAGTTCTTCGTCGACGGCCTCGCGGGGGCGTTCGGCGTCGAACCGTACGAGGAGAACCACGCGAAAGTGACCGCCTCCGGTCGCCTGCTCCGTACGTTCTTCGACACTGTTCTGGACGCGGGTGTTCGTGCCCACACGAAACGGGTCCCGCAGTGCGTCTTCGACGCGCCGGACCGCGTCGTCGGTGCGTATCTGAGCGGCTACTTCAGTGGAGACGGACACGCCGACGCGGACGTGCCTCGCGTCACCGCCAGCACGGTCAGCGAGGAACTCGCGTCCGACCTCGTCGCACTCCTCACTCGACTCGACATCACGGCACAGGTGAATCGAGTGCCCCCGCTCCTGCTCCACGAGCAGTTCCCGGAGTTCTACGACGAGGACGACATGTCGACCTCGCGGCCGGGGTACGAGATCGACGTTTCTCGGGACGACGCCGTTCGGTTCGCCGATCGAGTCGGGTTCCATCTCGGTCGGAAAGACGACGTTCTGCGTTCGAACGCCGCCGCTGTCCGGCCAGATGGTCGCCACGCGTACTGTTACGACGGTGGCACCGACGAGTACCTGCTCGACCCCGTCGAGGAGGTCAGGGTCGTCGAATCGGACACCGACCACGTCTACTGCCTCACGGTCGAGGACACCCACTCGCTCGTCGCAAACGACCTGTCGGTCCGACAGTGTGACGGGGACGAAGACTGCGTCATGCTCCTCATGGACGGCCTGCTCAACTTCTCGAAGTCGTTCCTCCCGGACAAGCGCGGCGGGCAGATGGACGCGCCGCTGGTGATGTCCTCGCGCATCGACCCCTCGGAAATCGACGACGAGGCGCACAACATGGACGTCGTCCGGAGCTACCCGCGGGAGTTCTACGAGGCGTCGCGGCGGCTGGCCGACCCCGAGGAGGTGGACGTCACCATCGCCGAGTCGTCCCTCGGTACCGACCGCGAGTACGTCGGCTTCGACCACACCCACGACACCTCGAACATCGCGCTCGGGCCGGACCTCTCGGCGTACAAGACCCTCGGGAGCATGATGGAGAAGATGGACGCCCAGCTCCAGCTGGCGCGGAAGCTCCGGGCCGTCGACGAGACGGACGTCGCGGAGCGCGTCATCGAGTACCACTTCCTGCCGGACCTCATCGGGAACCTCCGGGCGTTCTCCCGACAGGAGACGCGCTGTCTCGACTGCGGGGAGAAGTACCGCCGGATGCCCCTGACGGGCGACTGTCGCGAGTGCGGTGGCCGCGTGAACCTCACCGTCCACCAGGGGTCGGTGAACAAGTACATGACCACGGCCATCCGCGTCGCCGAGGAGTACGACTGCCGCGACTACACGAAACAGCGCCTCGAAGTGCTGGAGAAGAGCCTCGAGAGCGTCTTCGAGAACGACCAGAACAAACAGAGCGGCATCGCGGACTTCATGTAG
- a CDS encoding GrpB family protein has product MNDGRGGAPSLGLARGTVRLEPHDERWHRAFEREAARLRDLLGPRLQRVEHVGSTAVPGLSAKPVLDLSVAVASLAVARACVPRLERAGYQHRPGDPVADRVFLARGPADRRTHYLTLTERGSDTWHDHLAFRDALRDDPETRRAYARLKRHLAARHPTERAAYTDAKSAFVERVLGRVREASY; this is encoded by the coding sequence GTGAACGACGGGAGAGGGGGCGCCCCGTCGCTCGGCCTCGCGCGGGGGACGGTCCGACTGGAACCGCACGACGAGCGGTGGCACCGCGCCTTCGAACGGGAGGCGGCCCGCCTGCGCGACCTGCTCGGTCCTCGCCTCCAGAGGGTCGAACACGTCGGCAGCACGGCGGTCCCGGGCCTGTCGGCGAAGCCGGTGCTCGACCTGAGCGTCGCCGTCGCGTCGCTCGCCGTCGCCCGGGCGTGCGTCCCGCGGCTCGAACGCGCGGGCTATCAGCACCGGCCGGGCGACCCGGTCGCGGACCGCGTCTTCCTCGCGCGGGGACCGGCGGACCGCCGGACGCACTACCTCACGCTGACCGAGCGCGGGAGCGACACCTGGCACGACCACCTCGCGTTCAGGGACGCCCTGCGCGACGACCCGGAGACGCGGCGAGCGTACGCCCGGCTGAAGCGCCACCTCGCCGCTCGTCATCCGACGGAGAGAGCGGCGTACACCGACGCGAAAAGCGCGTTCGTCGAGCGCGTCCTGGGACGCGTGCGCGAGGCGTCGTACTAG
- a CDS encoding electron transfer flavoprotein subunit beta/FixA family protein, with protein sequence MKILVTVKEVAEAEDDFEIDGLDIDERYLEYDLNEWDDYAVEEAVQIAEDGDDVEVVSVTVGPERSEETIRMALAKGVDRAIRVWDDTLAGAEMLDVGAKADVLASVVEAEEPDLVFTGVQANDDAFGATGVALADTVGFEWAAVVNALDLDAEGGVAHVHRELEGGVEELTDVQLPAVLTIQTGINEPRYASLRGIRQAQRKELDVQGLDDLGLDASVVETPVRRTAMYEPESEGDATVYEGSAEETAGQLADLLRDKGVVEG encoded by the coding sequence ATGAAGATACTCGTCACCGTAAAGGAGGTGGCCGAGGCCGAAGACGATTTCGAGATCGACGGCCTCGACATCGACGAGCGGTACCTGGAGTACGACCTCAACGAGTGGGACGACTACGCCGTCGAGGAGGCCGTCCAGATCGCCGAGGACGGGGACGACGTCGAGGTCGTCTCCGTCACCGTCGGCCCCGAGCGCTCGGAGGAGACGATCCGGATGGCGCTCGCGAAGGGCGTCGACCGCGCCATCCGGGTGTGGGACGACACCCTCGCAGGGGCGGAGATGCTCGACGTGGGCGCGAAGGCGGACGTCCTCGCGTCCGTCGTCGAGGCCGAGGAGCCCGACCTCGTGTTCACGGGCGTCCAGGCGAACGACGACGCCTTCGGCGCGACGGGCGTCGCACTCGCCGACACCGTCGGCTTCGAGTGGGCGGCGGTCGTCAACGCCCTCGACCTCGACGCCGAGGGTGGCGTCGCGCACGTCCACCGCGAACTCGAGGGCGGCGTCGAGGAACTCACCGACGTCCAGCTGCCGGCGGTGCTGACCATCCAGACGGGTATCAACGAACCGCGCTACGCGAGCCTCCGGGGTATCCGTCAGGCCCAGCGCAAGGAACTCGACGTCCAGGGGCTCGACGACCTCGGCCTCGACGCGAGCGTCGTCGAGACGCCCGTGCGCCGCACCGCGATGTACGAACCCGAGTCCGAGGGTGACGCGACGGTGTACGAGGGGAGCGCCGAGGAGACGGCCGGGCAACTGGCCGACCTCCTGCGTGACAAGGGGGTGGTCGAGGGATGA
- a CDS encoding helix-turn-helix transcriptional regulator has protein sequence MRTGSRLALCLALCLLVVGAAPVTQATQQRAAPVDSGTTTIAIHVEQNGDARFVVETQYELNGTDETAAFRDVGEDFEAGRAEAGPSMDAFEAANDAASEATDREMAIENVTREANLTGGNESGGNESATADDEDDLPTNGTGTLRLGFEWTAFGVVEDDRIRVSDAFNTTSGTWLPGLTQDQRLVVYPPPEHGVQSAPVGPVNDVLTWRGPTTFEPGEITITYRERGMGDIASGEDGLMTTVLGGTALVLVVAVIGGYALRRNPDTDALGGLVPWAANRGTSESSTPPAAVSEGVDAPDSGGPDDAETGPMGGPVLDDELLSDEERVERLLEYNDGRMRQADIVTETGWSNAKVSQLLSSMDEEDRVDKLRIGRENLISLPDAEDDNGRS, from the coding sequence ATGCGGACCGGGTCGCGCCTCGCCCTCTGTCTTGCACTCTGTCTCCTGGTCGTCGGCGCCGCGCCGGTCACACAGGCGACACAACAGCGTGCCGCACCGGTCGATTCGGGGACGACGACGATAGCGATACACGTCGAACAGAACGGCGACGCGCGCTTCGTCGTCGAGACGCAGTACGAACTCAACGGAACCGACGAGACGGCCGCGTTCCGCGACGTCGGCGAGGACTTCGAGGCGGGTCGCGCCGAGGCCGGTCCGTCGATGGACGCCTTCGAGGCGGCGAACGACGCCGCGAGCGAGGCGACCGACCGGGAGATGGCCATCGAGAACGTCACGCGCGAGGCGAACCTCACCGGCGGCAACGAGAGCGGCGGCAACGAGAGCGCCACGGCCGACGACGAGGACGACCTCCCCACGAACGGGACCGGAACCCTCCGCCTCGGGTTCGAGTGGACCGCCTTCGGCGTCGTCGAGGACGACCGCATACGCGTGTCCGACGCGTTCAACACGACCTCCGGGACGTGGCTCCCGGGACTGACCCAGGACCAGCGTCTCGTCGTCTACCCGCCGCCGGAGCACGGCGTCCAGAGCGCCCCCGTCGGCCCGGTGAACGACGTCCTCACCTGGCGCGGTCCGACGACCTTCGAACCCGGCGAGATAACCATCACCTACCGCGAACGGGGGATGGGCGACATCGCGTCCGGCGAGGACGGACTGATGACGACCGTACTCGGCGGCACCGCCCTCGTCCTCGTCGTCGCCGTCATCGGCGGGTACGCGCTCCGGCGTAACCCGGACACGGACGCCCTCGGGGGCCTCGTCCCGTGGGCGGCGAACCGGGGGACGTCTGAGTCGTCGACGCCCCCGGCCGCGGTGTCGGAGGGCGTCGACGCGCCCGACTCCGGCGGACCGGACGACGCCGAGACGGGGCCGATGGGCGGTCCGGTCCTCGACGACGAGTTGCTGAGCGACGAGGAGCGCGTCGAACGCCTGCTCGAGTACAACGACGGACGGATGCGGCAGGCCGACATCGTCACCGAGACCGGCTGGTCGAACGCGAAGGTCTCACAACTGCTCTCCAGCATGGACGAGGAGGACCGGGTCGACAAGCTCAGAATCGGCCGCGAGAACCTCATCAGCCTCCCCGACGCGGAGGACGATAACGGACGTTCCTAA
- a CDS encoding electron transfer flavoprotein subunit alpha/FixB family protein encodes MSDVLAVAEHRRGDLRDASFEVVTAGRELADEQGGDLHLAVVGGDVDGFAEELNREGVDVVHTVAEGEEFNHDVYVQVVEQLYAQVAPTTLLIPNTVNGLDYAPAVAERLGVPVVTDAIGVSRANGSMEVTREMYGSKVETTVEVDADEVVVTTRPAEWPQTESEGSADVQAFDADVDESAVRSTVTGFEEVGGGDVDISEADVLVSVGRGIDEEENLELVEALADTLGATLSSSRPIVDAGWLPKNRQVGQSGKVVTPKVYIAIGISGAVQHVAGMKGSDTIVAINTDPNAPIMDLADYAIVDDLFDVVPELIEEFGGESPV; translated from the coding sequence ATGAGCGACGTCCTCGCAGTCGCCGAACACCGCCGGGGCGACCTCCGCGACGCCAGCTTCGAGGTCGTCACCGCGGGTCGCGAACTGGCCGACGAGCAGGGCGGCGACCTCCACCTCGCCGTCGTCGGCGGCGACGTCGACGGCTTCGCCGAGGAACTGAACCGCGAGGGTGTCGACGTCGTCCACACCGTCGCGGAGGGCGAGGAGTTCAACCACGACGTCTACGTGCAGGTCGTCGAGCAACTCTACGCCCAGGTGGCGCCGACCACACTCCTCATCCCGAACACGGTCAACGGCCTCGACTACGCGCCGGCGGTCGCAGAGCGACTCGGCGTGCCGGTCGTCACCGACGCTATCGGCGTCTCGCGGGCGAACGGTTCCATGGAGGTCACCCGCGAGATGTACGGCTCGAAGGTCGAGACCACGGTGGAGGTCGACGCCGACGAGGTCGTCGTCACCACCCGTCCGGCCGAGTGGCCCCAGACCGAGAGCGAGGGCAGCGCCGACGTGCAGGCGTTCGACGCCGACGTCGACGAGTCGGCGGTACGCTCGACGGTCACCGGCTTCGAGGAGGTCGGCGGCGGCGACGTCGACATCAGCGAGGCGGACGTCCTCGTGAGCGTCGGCCGCGGTATCGACGAGGAGGAGAACCTCGAACTCGTCGAGGCGCTCGCCGACACCCTCGGTGCGACGCTCTCCTCGTCGCGACCCATCGTCGACGCCGGCTGGCTGCCGAAGAACCGCCAGGTCGGCCAGAGCGGGAAGGTCGTCACCCCGAAGGTGTACATCGCCATCGGCATCTCCGGCGCCGTCCAGCACGTCGCCGGGATGAAGGGCAGCGACACCATCGTCGCCATCAACACCGACCCAAACGCCCCCATCATGGACCTCGCCGACTACGCCATCGTCGACGACCTCTTCGACGTCGTCCCCGAACTCATCGAGGAGTTCGGCGGCGAGTCGCCGGTCTGA
- a CDS encoding NAD(P)-dependent oxidoreductase, with translation MRACYALTSMSQKTVGFVGLGIMGLPMARNLLEAGYPVVGYNRSDDPVESLVEAGGEAGDSPRDVAERADVVVTCLPDSPDVERVVLGDEEEDAPVVDGLSEGMTVVDMSTISPTVTERIAEELSEVGVTMLDAPISGGEEGAIEGTLSIMVGGEEGVLSAHRDLFEVMGGTVTHCGPNGAGQVTKACNQIVVACTNVAVSEALVFAGNAGADLEAVVDAISGGAAGCWTLDNRAPDMIRGDFDPGFFADYQYKDLRIATDAGEAFGSPMPATELAHELYKSMVANDMGRDDNSGVMQVIELLAGSEARVED, from the coding sequence TTGCGGGCGTGCTACGCGCTCACGAGCATGTCGCAGAAGACGGTCGGATTCGTCGGACTCGGTATCATGGGCCTGCCGATGGCCCGGAACCTCCTCGAGGCGGGCTACCCCGTCGTCGGCTACAACCGCTCGGACGACCCGGTCGAGTCGCTCGTCGAGGCGGGCGGCGAGGCCGGCGACTCCCCCCGCGACGTGGCCGAGCGGGCGGACGTGGTCGTCACCTGCCTCCCCGACTCCCCGGACGTCGAGCGGGTCGTCCTCGGCGACGAGGAGGAGGACGCGCCCGTCGTCGACGGCCTGAGCGAGGGGATGACGGTCGTCGACATGTCGACCATCTCGCCGACGGTGACCGAGCGCATCGCCGAGGAACTCTCCGAGGTAGGAGTGACGATGCTCGACGCCCCCATCAGCGGCGGCGAGGAGGGGGCCATCGAGGGGACGCTCTCCATCATGGTCGGCGGCGAGGAGGGCGTCCTCTCGGCGCACCGCGACCTCTTCGAGGTGATGGGCGGGACGGTCACCCACTGCGGGCCGAACGGCGCCGGCCAGGTGACGAAGGCGTGCAACCAGATCGTCGTCGCCTGCACGAACGTCGCCGTGAGCGAGGCGCTCGTCTTCGCCGGGAACGCCGGCGCCGACCTGGAAGCCGTCGTCGACGCCATCAGCGGCGGCGCGGCGGGGTGCTGGACGCTCGACAACCGCGCCCCCGACATGATACGGGGGGACTTCGACCCGGGGTTCTTCGCGGACTACCAGTACAAGGACCTCCGCATCGCCACCGACGCGGGCGAGGCGTTCGGGTCGCCCATGCCCGCGACCGAACTGGCCCACGAACTGTACAAGTCGATGGTCGCCAACGACATGGGCCGAGACGACAACTCCGGCGTCATGCAGGTCATCGAGCTGCTGGCCGGCAGTGAGGCGCGCGTCGAGGACTAG
- a CDS encoding polyprenyl synthetase family protein: MEYLESRRSRIEDRLEEVLDAVEPPELADQVRHVSLSGGKRVRPMVTVLACEAAGGTTADAVDFAVGIELVHNASLVVDDIIDDSELRRGVDAAWTAFGYGPAILASDGLLGEAFALFSADEQAMQVVAEAMVELGEGEATELVAQPSTEEEYMTLARRKTGALFRAAAELGAVAAGADAYTVESFGNYAERVGVAFQIRDDVLDETADPEELGKPTGQDEEMERPSLVQITDLTPEEANERAYARADAALEALETATVTRDGNAQALEYLQDLAEFVVLRER, translated from the coding sequence ATGGAATACCTGGAGTCCCGGCGGTCGCGCATCGAGGACCGCTTGGAGGAGGTCCTCGACGCGGTCGAGCCGCCGGAACTCGCAGACCAGGTGCGCCACGTCTCGTTGTCGGGGGGAAAGCGCGTCCGGCCGATGGTGACGGTGCTCGCCTGCGAGGCCGCCGGCGGGACCACCGCCGACGCCGTCGACTTCGCCGTCGGCATCGAACTCGTCCACAACGCCTCGCTCGTCGTCGACGACATCATCGACGACTCGGAACTGCGCCGCGGGGTGGACGCCGCGTGGACGGCCTTCGGCTACGGCCCGGCCATCCTCGCCAGCGACGGCCTGCTCGGCGAGGCGTTCGCGCTCTTCTCCGCCGACGAGCAGGCGATGCAGGTGGTCGCCGAGGCGATGGTCGAACTCGGCGAGGGCGAGGCGACCGAACTCGTCGCCCAGCCCTCGACCGAGGAGGAGTACATGACGCTCGCCCGGCGCAAGACGGGGGCACTCTTTCGCGCCGCCGCCGAACTGGGGGCGGTGGCGGCGGGCGCGGACGCCTACACCGTCGAGTCGTTCGGCAACTACGCCGAGCGCGTCGGCGTCGCCTTCCAGATACGCGACGACGTCCTCGACGAGACGGCCGACCCCGAGGAACTGGGCAAGCCGACCGGCCAGGACGAGGAGATGGAGCGCCCCTCGCTCGTCCAGATAACCGACCTGACGCCCGAGGAGGCCAACGAGCGCGCCTACGCGCGCGCCGACGCCGCCCTCGAGGCGCTGGAGACCGCCACCGTCACCCGCGACGGCAACGCACAGGCCCTGGAGTACCTCCAGGACCTCGCGGAGTTCGTCGTCCTCCGGGAGCGATAG